One genomic segment of Arachis duranensis cultivar V14167 chromosome 4, aradu.V14167.gnm2.J7QH, whole genome shotgun sequence includes these proteins:
- the LOC107484104 gene encoding protein NARROW LEAF 1, producing MSRPRLELRIHHSGSTQSEESALDLERNYYGHPNPSSSPSPMQPFAAGAQHSESTAAYFSWPTLTRWNDAAEDGANYFGNLQKGVLPETLGRLPTGQQATTLLELMTIRAFHSKILRRFSLGTAIGFRIRGGVLTNTPAILVFVARKVHSQWLNPVQCLPAALEGPGGVWCDVDVVEFSYYGAPAPTPKEQLYTELADGLRGSDSCIGSGSQVASQETYGTLGAIVKSRTGNQEVGFLTNRHVAVDLDYPNQKMFHPLPPSLGPGVYLGAVERATSFITDDLWYGIFAGTNPETFVRADGAFIPFAEDFNMNNVTTSVKGVGEIGDVNVIDLQSPINSLIGRQVIKVGRSSGLTTGTIMAYALEYNDEKGICFLTDFLVVGENQQTFDLEGDSGSLILLTGQNGEKPRPVGIIWGGTANRGRLKLKVGEPPENWTSGVDLGRLLDLLELDLITTNEALQAVLHERRNDSNAGIGSTVGESSPTIPTKEKPEGSVEPFCLNKVPVEDEPSERVNPSLKICEFDNMDEVETAPNVEHQFIPSFAGKSPEHSSYRKGAFEFKSLSELRNGPDEDSFVSLHLGEPETKRRKYSNSSLCIDELK from the exons ATGAGTCGGCCTCGCTTGGAGTTAAGAATTCATCACTCCGGATCAACACAATCGGAGGAGTCAGCCTTGGACCTGGAAAGGAACTACTATGGTCATCCTAATCCTTCTTCCAGTCCCTCGCCCATGCAACCTTTTGCTGCCGGTGCTCAGCATTCAGAAAGCACCGCCGCGTATTTTTCTTGGCCTACGTTGACTCGCTGGAACGATGCGGCAGAAGACGGGGCCAACTATTTTGGAAATCTTCAAAAGGGAGTGCTACCTGAAACTTTGGGGCGATTGCCAACAGGACAACAGGCTACTACCTTGCTTGAGCTGATGACTATTAGGGCATTTCATAGCAAGATCTTACGGCGGTTTAGTCTTGGCACTGCCATTGGATTTCGGATTAGAGGAGGTGTTTTGACTAATACTCCAGCTATTCTTGTCTTTGTTGCCCGTAAAGTTCACAGTCAATGGCTCAACCCTGTTCAATGCCTACCTGCTGCCCTTGAG GGGCCAGGTGGTGTTTGGTGTGATGTGGATGTTGTGGAGTTTTCCTACTATGGAGCACCTGCACCAACTCCTAAAGAGCAATTATATACAGAGCTCGCTGATGGCTTAAGGGGAAGCGATTCCTGTATTGGCTCTGGTTCTCAG GTTGCAAGCCAAGAGACCTATGGAACCTTGGGGGCTATTGTAAAAAGTCGAACTGGAAATCAAGAAGTTGGTTTTCTTACGAATCGACATGTCGCTGTTGATTTGGACTATCCAAACCAAAAAATGTTTCATCCGTTACCGCCAAGCCTTGGACCTGGTGTATATCTTGGTGCTGTTGAGAGAGCAACATCATTTATTACGGATGATCTTTGGTATGGCATTTTTGCAGGAACAAACCCAG AAACTTTTGTGCGAGCTGACGGGGCCTTTATACCGTTTGCTGAAGATTTCAATATGAACAATGTAACTACATCTGTAAAAGGTGTGGGAGAGATTGGCGATGTGAATGTGATAGACTTGCAATCGCCAATAAACAGTCTCATAGGGAGGCAAGTGATTAAAGTTGGAAGAAGTTCTGGTTTGACTACAGGGACTATTATGGCCTACGCACTAGAGTACAATGATGAGAAAGGGATTTGTTTTCTCACAGATTTTCTAGTTGTTGGTGAGAACCAACAGACATTTGATCTCGAAGGTGATAGTGGAAGCCTCATTCTCTTGACCGGTCAGAATGGAGAGAAGCCACGGCCTGTTGGCATTATCTGGGGCGGGACAGCTAATCGGGGTCGTTTGAAACTAAAAGTTGGTGAACCCCCAGAAAATTGGACAAGTGGAGTTGACCTTGGCCGACTTCTTGATCTACTCGAACTTGACCTCATAACAACAAATGAGGCACTTCAAG CTGTGTTGCATGAGCGAAGGAATGATTCCAATGCTGGAATTGGTTCTACGGTAGGCGAATCCTCTCCCACCATACCAACGAAAGAAAAGCCTGAAGGGAGCGTTGAGCCATTTTGCTTGAACAAAGTTCCTGTTGAAGATGAACCCTCCGAAAGAGTCAACCCATCTTTAAAGATTTGTGAATTTGATAACATGGATGAGGTTGAAACGGCTCCAAACGTAGAACACCAGTTCATTCCAAGTTTTGCAGGTAAGTCCCCAGAGCACTCAAGCTACCGAAAAGGAGCCTTTGAATTTAAGTCTCTTTCCGAACTTAGGAATGGCCCCGACGAGGATAGTTTTGTTTCCTTGCATTTAGGAGAGCCTGAAACAAAGAGAAGAAAGTATTCAAATTCTTCTCTTTGCATTGATGAATTAAAGTAA